In Caproiciproducens sp. NJN-50, the following are encoded in one genomic region:
- a CDS encoding ABC transporter permease, producing MSVFLGLLTGVLQEGFVYGIMALGIYVTYQVLNFPDLSVEGTFPLGSCVAGVMISAGLSPWLACLAAFACGAAAGGVTGLLHVKLHITDLLSGILVMTALWSVNLAVTSGSAVAPFYNQPTVYTVGLAALIPDSYNSLRALAVAFVFCVLVKLLLDEYLKTKSGLLLRAAGNNSRYVVSLGKDPGDMKILGLMLGNGLAALSGCILCQREESADIYSGTGMIVLGLAAVIVGVNIFSGLKFLRPTTAVVLGAVLYRGVLVAALQMGLPTNYMKLLMSVLLTAVLVAYETGRRKKHVIRNQV from the coding sequence ATGAGTGTGTTTCTGGGACTTCTGACCGGCGTGCTGCAGGAGGGCTTTGTCTACGGCATCATGGCGCTCGGAATCTACGTGACCTATCAGGTGCTGAATTTTCCGGACCTTTCGGTGGAGGGCACGTTCCCGCTCGGTTCCTGTGTGGCCGGAGTGATGATCTCCGCTGGATTGAGCCCTTGGCTGGCCTGCCTTGCGGCGTTTGCCTGCGGGGCGGCGGCGGGGGGCGTGACGGGTCTGCTGCATGTCAAGCTGCACATCACCGACCTGCTCTCCGGAATTCTGGTGATGACGGCGCTGTGGAGCGTCAACCTGGCGGTTACCTCAGGCAGTGCGGTCGCGCCGTTTTACAACCAGCCGACCGTTTACACCGTCGGTCTTGCGGCGCTGATCCCGGATTCATACAACAGCCTGCGCGCGCTTGCCGTGGCGTTCGTATTCTGCGTTCTTGTTAAGCTTTTGCTCGACGAATATTTAAAAACAAAGTCCGGCCTTTTGCTGCGCGCTGCGGGGAATAACTCCCGGTATGTCGTGTCGCTGGGAAAAGATCCGGGCGATATGAAGATCCTCGGCCTGATGCTGGGCAACGGCCTGGCGGCGCTTTCGGGCTGTATCCTCTGCCAGCGGGAAGAGTCCGCCGATATCTACAGCGGGACAGGGATGATCGTGCTTGGGCTTGCGGCCGTCATTGTGGGGGTCAATATTTTTTCCGGACTGAAGTTTTTGCGGCCCACAACGGCGGTGGTTCTGGGCGCGGTTCTATACCGCGGGGTGCTGGTCGCCGCTTTGCAGATGGGCTTGCCAACCAACTACATGAAGCTTTTAATGTCGGTGCTGCTCACCGCTGTTCTGGTCGCATACGAAACGGGGAGGAGAAAGAAGCATGTCATCAGAAATCAGGTCTGA
- a CDS encoding GDSL-type esterase/lipase family protein, producing MKMQRWAFSVLMIAGLLTGCQSSQAMTMAVPDSSSAAASVNSSAAASSESQDASSLNPISESSLSGSASVSLKMPSASAPYTPPVLNCVPESAEKDQSFLNGAVFVGDSVTLKLKNYVTQKRKSEPGFFGTAAFLAAGSMGSGNALQPLSADSIHPYYNGDKALLEDSAAKMGADKVYLMLGINDVAPYGVEGAAKNLEILAKRFRDQVPGIKIYIQSATPMLPEKQKKTLNNPNLERYNQLVSEFCEKDGWHFLDVASVMRDGTGSLKREYCSDPDDLGLHFTDAACEVWIHYILTHTGG from the coding sequence ATGAAAATGCAGCGGTGGGCCTTTTCCGTCCTGATGATTGCAGGACTGCTGACCGGCTGTCAAAGCTCACAGGCCATGACTATGGCGGTCCCCGATTCGTCTTCCGCGGCGGCTTCCGTCAACAGTTCCGCCGCGGCGTCTTCCGAAAGCCAGGACGCTTCCTCTTTAAATCCTATCTCCGAATCATCGTTGTCCGGTTCCGCTTCCGTTTCTCTGAAAATGCCTTCTGCTTCCGCCCCCTATACGCCGCCGGTTCTGAACTGCGTTCCCGAAAGCGCGGAGAAAGACCAGTCTTTCCTGAACGGCGCGGTTTTTGTCGGCGACTCCGTTACGCTGAAGCTGAAAAACTATGTGACCCAGAAGAGAAAATCCGAACCGGGCTTTTTCGGTACCGCCGCTTTTCTCGCCGCGGGAAGCATGGGCAGCGGAAACGCTCTGCAGCCGCTCAGCGCCGATTCCATCCATCCTTATTACAACGGAGACAAGGCCCTGCTGGAAGACAGCGCGGCCAAAATGGGAGCCGACAAGGTCTATCTGATGCTCGGCATCAACGATGTCGCGCCTTACGGTGTGGAGGGCGCGGCAAAAAATCTGGAAATATTGGCAAAGCGCTTCCGCGATCAAGTTCCGGGAATCAAGATTTACATTCAGTCCGCGACCCCCATGCTTCCAGAAAAGCAGAAAAAGACGCTGAACAATCCGAATCTCGAACGCTACAACCAATTGGTATCCGAATTCTGTGAAAAGGACGGATGGCATTTTCTTGACGTCGCCTCCGTGATGCGGGACGGCACCGGTTCGCTGAAAAGGGAATACTGCAGCGACCCGGACGACTTGGGCCTTCATTTCACAGACGCCGCCTGCGAGGTCTGGATCCACTATATTCTGACACATACCGGAGGCTGA
- a CDS encoding cytidylate kinase-like family protein — translation MKIVITIARQYGSGGREIGRRLAKRFSIPFYDRELIAAAAKRSGLSREILEQADEKVGSSLLYAMIMGNYPYVDSGAMAAGRLPVNDRLFQLQAKLIREAAGNGPCVIVGRCADDILRGRENVFSVFLYADLTFRKERAVKEYGVQPESAAGWVAKQDKQRAGYYHFYTDEKWGETGNYHLCVDSSCFGISGAEELIARAVLLRENRTGQE, via the coding sequence GTGAAAATCGTGATTACCATTGCAAGACAATACGGGAGCGGAGGCAGGGAAATCGGCCGAAGGCTGGCGAAAAGGTTTTCCATCCCGTTCTACGACCGGGAACTGATCGCGGCAGCGGCAAAACGAAGCGGACTGAGCCGCGAGATCCTGGAGCAGGCGGATGAAAAAGTCGGGAGCAGCCTTCTTTACGCAATGATTATGGGAAATTACCCTTACGTGGACAGCGGCGCCATGGCGGCAGGCCGGTTGCCGGTTAACGACCGGCTGTTCCAGCTGCAGGCAAAACTGATCCGGGAAGCCGCGGGAAACGGTCCGTGCGTCATTGTCGGCCGCTGCGCCGACGACATCCTTCGCGGCAGGGAAAATGTGTTCAGCGTCTTTCTGTACGCCGACCTCACCTTCCGCAAAGAACGCGCCGTAAAAGAATACGGGGTTCAGCCGGAAAGCGCGGCGGGTTGGGTTGCCAAACAGGATAAACAGCGCGCGGGATACTATCATTTTTACACGGACGAAAAATGGGGAGAAACCGGAAATTACCATCTCTGCGTCGACTCCTCCTGCTTCGGCATTTCAGGAGCGGAGGAACTGATCGCCCGCGCGGTTCTGCTGCGCGAAAATCGGACGGGACAAGAATAA
- a CDS encoding DUF1540 domain-containing protein encodes MTNLHCDVTNCGNNKQRNCCRPDIMVGGPRASASTQTYCANFMDAKDCSGMPQNAIDHDSPNPSLDVHCEVTKCAYNERRSCNADRIDIRTTEVNGGQVKTECATFENRSGGSGGRNSRQGRERNSGADGGRSSGQGDGLNFKGYPLGGLMDTDPESSASSPNTRGEAPNQYH; translated from the coding sequence ATGACGAATTTACACTGTGATGTGACAAACTGCGGCAATAACAAGCAACGCAACTGCTGCAGACCCGACATCATGGTGGGCGGCCCGCGCGCGAGCGCGAGCACCCAGACCTACTGCGCAAACTTCATGGATGCAAAAGACTGCAGCGGGATGCCGCAGAATGCGATCGACCATGATTCCCCGAATCCCTCTCTCGACGTTCACTGCGAAGTGACCAAATGCGCCTACAACGAACGCAGGTCCTGCAACGCCGACCGCATTGATATCCGGACAACCGAAGTCAACGGCGGCCAGGTCAAAACGGAATGCGCAACGTTTGAAAACAGGAGCGGCGGCTCCGGCGGGAGAAATTCCAGGCAGGGCCGGGAAAGAAACTCCGGCGCGGACGGCGGAAGGAGTTCCGGCCAAGGCGATGGCCTGAATTTTAAAGGGTATCCCCTGGGAGGCCTGATGGATACGGACCCGGAATCCAGCGCCAGCAGTCCGAACACGCGGGGCGAGGCCCCCAATCAGTACCATTGA
- a CDS encoding MmcQ/YjbR family DNA-binding protein, whose translation MNCPKNKEKAEIPARKALVEYCLRLPGAYEDYPFDDDPSSPDAWTVMRHLENRRSFALIFEHGGILNLNLKCDPAEADFLRGVYRSVIPAYHMNKEHWIGVLLDGSVPDKELRSWIDASYRCTLPKRKRKY comes from the coding sequence ATGAACTGCCCAAAAAACAAGGAAAAAGCCGAAATACCGGCCCGAAAGGCCCTGGTTGAATACTGCCTTCGTCTGCCGGGGGCTTACGAGGATTATCCGTTTGACGACGACCCGTCTTCCCCGGATGCGTGGACGGTCATGCGGCACTTGGAGAACCGGAGAAGTTTCGCGCTGATTTTTGAACACGGCGGCATTCTCAACCTCAATTTAAAATGCGATCCCGCCGAGGCCGACTTCCTGCGCGGGGTTTACCGCAGCGTGATCCCGGCGTATCACATGAACAAGGAGCACTGGATCGGCGTGCTGCTGGACGGCAGCGTGCCGGATAAGGAGCTGCGCTCGTGGATTGACGCAAGTTACCGGTGCACGCTCCCAAAGCGGAAAAGAAAGTATTGA
- a CDS encoding ABC transporter substrate-binding protein, with translation MKNISKKIVAAALAVLVSGALGACSASGSASSAAGTSSASSVTPASSGSAAKAAKSIGIIEYAVNASLDNCHTGFMKGLEESGYKEGENLTVDFQNAQADANNAKTIAQTMVAKKYDMVMGIATPAAMALYGAAKSTDIPTIFTSVNDPVASGIVKSLEKPGVNCTGSSDVLPLEDQLKLIRAFLPNAKKIGVLHTTSEPNSTACLKKFQSLAPKYGFEVVEIGVTGSSDVEPSVKTLISKGVDCINNFTDNNVVNHLPGLLQAANEAKIPIFGSEVEQVKDGCLASVSIDFVALGEETGKMAAKVLDGTADPATTPVYTVDFGKPVYNEKVMKQLGISLPKDYSNAENVAE, from the coding sequence ATGAAAAACATCAGTAAAAAAATCGTTGCGGCAGCTCTCGCCGTTCTTGTCTCCGGCGCGCTCGGCGCCTGTTCCGCTTCCGGCTCCGCATCTTCCGCGGCCGGAACTTCGTCCGCGTCTTCCGTGACGCCGGCATCTTCCGGTTCTGCGGCAAAGGCGGCGAAGAGCATCGGAATCATCGAGTACGCGGTCAACGCGTCGCTTGACAACTGCCATACCGGCTTTATGAAAGGCCTGGAGGAATCAGGCTACAAAGAGGGCGAAAACCTGACCGTCGATTTTCAGAATGCGCAGGCGGACGCGAATAACGCGAAAACGATCGCGCAGACGATGGTCGCTAAAAAATACGATATGGTGATGGGCATCGCGACCCCGGCGGCGATGGCGCTGTACGGCGCCGCGAAGTCGACGGATATTCCGACGATTTTCACATCGGTCAACGACCCGGTCGCCTCTGGAATCGTGAAGTCGCTGGAAAAGCCCGGCGTCAACTGCACCGGCTCTTCGGACGTTCTGCCTCTGGAAGATCAGCTCAAGCTGATCCGCGCGTTCCTGCCGAACGCGAAGAAGATCGGCGTGCTGCACACGACCAGCGAGCCGAACTCCACGGCCTGCCTGAAGAAATTCCAGAGCCTTGCGCCGAAATACGGGTTTGAGGTGGTCGAAATCGGCGTGACGGGCTCCTCCGACGTGGAACCGTCTGTCAAAACACTGATCTCCAAAGGCGTTGACTGCATCAATAACTTTACGGACAACAACGTCGTCAATCACCTTCCCGGCTTGCTTCAGGCAGCGAACGAGGCCAAGATCCCGATCTTTGGTTCCGAGGTGGAACAGGTCAAGGACGGCTGCCTCGCCTCCGTGAGCATCGACTTCGTCGCACTGGGAGAAGAAACCGGAAAGATGGCCGCGAAAGTATTGGATGGAACGGCGGATCCGGCGACGACGCCGGTCTATACCGTCGATTTCGGCAAACCGGTTTATAACGAAAAGGTGATGAAGCAGCTGGGGATATCTCTTCCCAAAGACTACTCCAATGCGGAAAACGTTGCCGAATAA
- a CDS encoding DUF4358 domain-containing protein: protein MKRILLFLLTIAAALFLWTGCAKAPPKEANLAKVMDSMKQKITNTEMMDLSSKDLKPNLGVDAKDVKQFAAYVDSTGTKGDEILLFEGTDDGAADRIEEKLNDRYRQKETEMKDYLPEEYAMLQKCKVERDGNFAAMIVSPQYEELEQIYHSALK, encoded by the coding sequence ATGAAACGGATACTCCTTTTTCTCCTGACAATTGCCGCAGCCCTTTTCCTTTGGACCGGATGCGCAAAAGCGCCTCCGAAAGAGGCAAATCTCGCCAAAGTGATGGATTCCATGAAACAGAAAATCACAAATACCGAGATGATGGACCTTTCCTCGAAGGACCTGAAACCAAATCTCGGTGTCGACGCGAAAGATGTCAAACAGTTTGCCGCCTATGTGGATTCCACGGGCACCAAGGGCGATGAAATTCTTCTTTTCGAAGGGACCGATGACGGGGCCGCCGACCGGATTGAAGAAAAGCTGAACGACCGCTACCGCCAGAAAGAAACCGAAATGAAGGATTACCTGCCGGAGGAGTATGCGATGCTGCAGAAATGCAAAGTGGAACGGGATGGGAATTTTGCCGCGATGATCGTGTCTCCGCAGTACGAAGAGCTGGAACAGATCTACCACAGCGCATTGAAATAG
- a CDS encoding TrpB-like pyridoxal phosphate-dependent enzyme produces MGKIPYRLTLSEEQIPRQWYNLRADMKELPDPMINPATMKPAAEEDLYPVFCQELAHQEMDSGTRYVEIPEEVVNLYKIYRPSPLIRAYNLEKALGTPAKIYYKFEGNNTSGSHKLNSAVAQAYYAKKEGMTSLTTETGAGQWGTALAEACSYFGIPLTVFMVKVSYQQKPYRKDVMRTFGAEVIPSPSDKTNAGRAILARDPETTGSLGCAISEAVERAVTTKGCRYVLGSVLNQVLLHQSVIGLECETAMKQIGEYPDLVIGCAGGGSNLGGLIAPFMRDKLTGRANPHFIAVEPASCPSFTRGKYAYDFCDTGKVTPMAKMYTLGSGFIPSANHAGGLRYHGMSPILSKLYHDGYLDEARAVEQSRVFEAAVYFAKHETILPAPESAHAIRVAMDEAIRCRESGEKKTILFGLTGTGYFDMAAYSSYLDGTMTDTIPTDEELQRGFDSLPKIPGVQE; encoded by the coding sequence ATGGGCAAAATACCGTATCGCCTTACCCTATCCGAGGAGCAGATTCCAAGGCAATGGTACAATTTGCGGGCGGATATGAAGGAGCTTCCCGATCCGATGATCAACCCGGCGACGATGAAGCCGGCGGCGGAAGAGGATCTGTACCCCGTGTTTTGTCAGGAGCTGGCGCATCAGGAAATGGATTCCGGCACGCGCTATGTCGAGATCCCGGAGGAAGTCGTCAATCTTTATAAAATTTACAGGCCGTCCCCGCTGATCCGCGCGTACAATCTGGAGAAGGCTCTGGGGACGCCGGCGAAAATTTATTACAAGTTTGAGGGGAATAATACGTCGGGAAGCCATAAGCTGAATTCCGCGGTGGCGCAGGCGTATTACGCAAAGAAGGAAGGGATGACTTCCCTGACGACCGAGACGGGCGCGGGGCAGTGGGGGACGGCGCTGGCCGAGGCCTGCTCCTATTTCGGAATCCCGCTGACCGTGTTCATGGTCAAGGTTTCCTATCAGCAGAAGCCGTACCGCAAAGACGTGATGCGCACCTTCGGCGCGGAGGTGATTCCGAGCCCGAGCGACAAAACCAACGCCGGGCGCGCGATCCTCGCAAGGGACCCGGAGACCACCGGCAGCCTTGGCTGCGCGATTTCGGAGGCGGTGGAGCGCGCCGTGACCACGAAGGGATGCCGCTATGTGCTCGGCTCGGTTCTGAACCAGGTCCTGCTGCACCAGTCCGTCATCGGCCTGGAATGCGAGACGGCGATGAAACAGATCGGCGAATATCCTGATCTTGTCATCGGCTGCGCGGGCGGCGGCTCCAACCTCGGCGGTTTGATCGCCCCGTTCATGCGCGACAAGCTGACCGGCAGGGCGAATCCGCATTTCATCGCGGTGGAGCCGGCTTCCTGCCCGTCTTTCACGCGCGGGAAATACGCATACGATTTCTGCGACACCGGCAAGGTGACCCCGATGGCGAAAATGTATACGCTCGGCAGCGGGTTCATCCCGTCCGCGAATCACGCGGGCGGACTGCGCTACCACGGCATGTCGCCGATCTTGTCAAAGCTGTACCACGACGGGTATCTGGACGAAGCGCGCGCGGTGGAGCAGAGCAGGGTCTTCGAAGCGGCCGTCTATTTCGCAAAGCATGAGACGATCCTGCCCGCGCCGGAGTCCGCGCACGCAATCCGTGTCGCGATGGACGAGGCGATCCGCTGCAGGGAAAGCGGCGAAAAGAAAACGATTCTGTTCGGACTGACCGGCACCGGTTATTTCGATATGGCGGCCTATTCCTCCTATCTGGACGGGACCATGACGGACACGATTCCGACCGACGAGGAGCTTCAGCGCGGATTTGACAGCCTGCCGAAAATTCCCGGAGTTCAGGAGTAA
- a CDS encoding ABC transporter ATP-binding protein, which yields MSSEIRSETGAPLLEVCHIDKTFNSGSVSEIKLFEDFNLSVGRGRFVCIIGSNGSGKTTLLNLVCGGETPDGGRILLGGKDITHEPEHVRSRRIGRVFQDPALGTCPQLTILENLSLADHKGKRYGLSRGVSRKKIDEYRSRLELLRLGLEDQLDLPVANLSGGQRQALSLLICTMTPIDLLILDEHTAALDPSSSENVMGLTRKLVREKRITVMMVTHNLRFALAYGDRLVMMHRGKTVLDVCDGEKDALELRDLTDRFNEISIEDGNDL from the coding sequence ATGTCATCAGAAATCAGGTCTGAAACCGGCGCTCCCCTGCTGGAAGTGTGCCATATTGATAAAACCTTCAACAGCGGTTCGGTCAGTGAAATCAAATTGTTTGAGGATTTCAATCTGTCCGTCGGCCGCGGGCGGTTTGTCTGCATCATCGGCAGCAACGGTTCCGGCAAAACGACCCTTTTGAATCTGGTGTGCGGCGGCGAAACGCCGGACGGGGGGCGGATTCTGCTCGGCGGAAAAGACATTACCCATGAGCCGGAGCATGTCCGTTCCCGGCGGATCGGCCGCGTGTTTCAGGACCCGGCTCTGGGAACCTGCCCGCAGCTGACGATTCTGGAAAATCTGTCGCTCGCCGATCACAAGGGAAAACGGTACGGCCTTTCGCGCGGCGTCAGCCGGAAAAAGATCGATGAATACCGGTCGAGGCTGGAGCTGCTGAGGCTTGGGTTGGAAGATCAGCTCGACCTGCCGGTCGCGAACCTTTCGGGCGGCCAGCGGCAGGCACTCTCTCTTCTGATCTGCACGATGACGCCGATCGACCTTCTGATTCTCGACGAGCACACTGCGGCGCTCGATCCGTCCTCCAGCGAAAACGTGATGGGGCTGACGCGGAAGCTGGTGCGCGAAAAACGGATCACGGTGATGATGGTGACCCACAACCTCCGCTTTGCCTTGGCCTACGGCGACCGGCTTGTGATGATGCACCGCGGGAAAACGGTTCTCGATGTCTGCGACGGGGAAAAAGACGCGCTGGAGCTCCGCGATCTGACCGACCGATTCAATGAGATCAGCATTGAAGACGGAAACGATTTGTGA